One genomic window of Burkholderia diffusa includes the following:
- a CDS encoding glutathione S-transferase, translated as MKLIGMLDSPFVRRAAISAKLLDLPFEHESISVFRQFDRFQAFNPVVKAPTLVTDDGATLIDSSLIVDYLDHCVAPERRLLPDTAGARLRTLVPVGFALAAAEKTVQVVYEQALRPAEKQHAPWLERVLGQIEAAYGELEPLVAAANGWLGGARLLQSDVTVAVAWRFTQFMTADYPALARIDPARYPALAAHSARAEALPAFVETPLD; from the coding sequence ATGAAGCTGATCGGCATGCTGGATTCCCCGTTCGTGCGCCGTGCCGCCATTTCGGCGAAGCTGCTCGACCTGCCGTTCGAACACGAGTCGATCTCGGTGTTCCGCCAGTTCGACCGGTTCCAGGCATTCAACCCGGTCGTGAAGGCGCCGACCCTCGTGACCGACGACGGTGCGACGCTGATCGATTCGTCGCTGATCGTCGACTATCTCGACCATTGCGTCGCGCCCGAGCGGCGTCTGTTGCCCGATACAGCCGGCGCACGGCTGCGCACGCTCGTGCCGGTCGGATTCGCGCTGGCAGCGGCGGAGAAGACAGTGCAGGTGGTGTACGAGCAGGCGCTGCGGCCGGCCGAGAAGCAGCACGCGCCGTGGCTCGAGCGCGTGCTGGGCCAGATCGAGGCCGCGTATGGCGAGCTCGAGCCGCTCGTCGCGGCCGCGAATGGCTGGCTCGGCGGCGCGCGCCTGCTGCAGTCCGACGTGACCGTCGCCGTCGCGTGGCGTTTCACGCAATTCATGACCGCCGATTACCCGGCGCTCGCGCGGATCGATCCGGCCCGATATCCGGCGCTCGCCGCGCATTCGGCGCGGGCGGAAGCGCTGCCGGCGTTTGTCGAGACGCCGCTCGACTGA
- the proP gene encoding glycine betaine/L-proline transporter ProP, whose protein sequence is MTLTATHVSPTAASSSTSSGEAPLAADDITVVDQSLLKRAVSAMAIGNAMEWFDFGVYSYIAVTLGKVFFPSSSPSAQLLATFGTFAAAFLVRPLGGMVFGPLGDRIGRQRVLAATMIMMAVGTFAIGLIPSYTSIGIMAPILLLVARLVQGFSTGGEYGGAATFIAEFSTDKRRGFMGSFLEFGTLIGYVMGAGVVALLTASLSEEALLSWGWRVPFLIAGPLGLIGLYIRMKLEETPAFKRQADEREAQDKAVPKARFRETLMRNWRALLLCVGLVLIFNVTDYMVLSYLPSFMSSTLHFDESHSLVLVLIVMVLMMPLTLAAGRLSDRIGRKPVMLAGCVGLLVLSIPSMMMIHAGTTASVFGGLLILGVLLSCFTGVMPSALPALFPTEIRYGALAIGFNVSVSLFGGTTPLMTAWLVDVTHNLMMPAYYMMGAAVIGIVSVVALAETARQPLKGSPPAVATRREAHQLVRQMREDDEAEIYGVVSTARA, encoded by the coding sequence ATGACCTTGACCGCAACACACGTCAGCCCGACCGCTGCTTCTTCCTCCACGTCGTCCGGCGAGGCCCCGCTCGCCGCGGACGACATTACCGTCGTCGACCAGAGCCTGCTCAAGCGCGCCGTCAGCGCGATGGCCATCGGCAATGCGATGGAATGGTTCGACTTCGGCGTCTACAGCTATATCGCCGTCACGCTCGGCAAGGTGTTCTTCCCGTCCAGCAGCCCGTCCGCGCAGCTGCTCGCGACCTTCGGCACGTTCGCCGCCGCATTCCTCGTGCGCCCGCTCGGCGGCATGGTGTTCGGCCCGCTCGGCGACCGCATCGGCCGCCAGCGCGTGCTCGCCGCCACCATGATCATGATGGCCGTCGGCACCTTTGCGATCGGCCTGATCCCCAGCTACACGTCGATCGGCATCATGGCGCCGATACTGCTGCTGGTCGCCCGCCTCGTGCAGGGCTTCTCGACCGGCGGTGAATATGGCGGCGCCGCCACCTTCATCGCCGAGTTCTCGACCGACAAGCGCCGCGGCTTCATGGGCAGCTTCCTCGAGTTCGGCACGCTGATCGGCTATGTGATGGGCGCCGGCGTCGTCGCGCTGCTCACCGCGTCGCTGTCGGAAGAAGCGCTGCTGTCGTGGGGCTGGCGCGTGCCGTTCCTGATCGCGGGCCCGCTCGGCCTGATCGGCCTGTACATCCGGATGAAGCTCGAGGAGACGCCGGCGTTCAAGCGCCAGGCCGACGAGCGCGAAGCGCAGGACAAGGCCGTGCCGAAGGCGCGCTTCCGCGAAACGCTGATGCGCAACTGGCGCGCGCTGCTGCTCTGCGTCGGCCTCGTGCTGATCTTCAACGTGACCGACTACATGGTGCTGTCGTACCTGCCGAGCTTCATGTCGTCGACGCTGCACTTCGACGAATCGCACAGCCTCGTGCTGGTGCTGATCGTGATGGTGCTGATGATGCCGCTGACGCTCGCCGCCGGCCGCCTGTCGGACAGGATCGGCCGCAAGCCCGTGATGCTTGCCGGCTGCGTCGGCCTGCTCGTGCTGTCGATCCCGTCGATGATGATGATCCATGCGGGCACCACCGCGTCGGTGTTCGGCGGCCTGCTGATCCTCGGCGTGCTGCTGTCGTGCTTCACTGGCGTGATGCCGTCGGCGCTGCCGGCGCTGTTTCCGACCGAGATCCGCTACGGCGCGCTCGCGATCGGCTTCAACGTGTCGGTGTCGCTGTTCGGCGGCACGACGCCGCTGATGACCGCATGGCTCGTCGACGTGACCCACAACCTGATGATGCCCGCGTACTACATGATGGGCGCCGCCGTGATCGGCATCGTGTCGGTCGTCGCGCTCGCCGAAACCGCGCGCCAGCCGCTCAAGGGCTCGCCGCCGGCTGTCGCGACGCGCCGCGAGGCGCACCAGCTGGTGCGTCAGATGCGCGAGGACGACGAGGCGGAGATTTACGGCGTCGTGTCGACTGCACGCGCCTGA
- the phaZ gene encoding polyhydroxyalkanoate depolymerase: MWYAVVEQQREWMRAWRAATCHAFDVWPAATLAHAASSCYDDLFEPLLGPAVGPPRFEFGRPAVDERIVARTPFCQLRRFTRDDARRTVLLCAPLAGHAAVMMRETVEALLADGDVCVTDWVNARDVPLAAGRFGLDEYVATLDGFVDALARDERPLHVVAVCQATVPALGALALRAARGLAPPASVTLIGGPLDARVNPTTLGTTAASRSLAWCHRHLIDIVPPRFPGRGRHVFPTYLQQGEIALLYPQRFLTLIEDYARAASHFDLTALADARRALREYTALLDMPAEYFLDTVDIVFQRMCLANGTWEVGGQRIEPAALHGVALLTVEGGCDAVTGAGQTHAALAMCRGLKAGERQRLDIDDCDHYGLFTGTRWHGEVHPALQRVFAQAEAGRPGSRRRRIRRA; encoded by the coding sequence ATGTGGTATGCCGTCGTCGAGCAGCAGCGGGAATGGATGCGCGCCTGGCGCGCGGCGACGTGCCACGCGTTCGACGTGTGGCCCGCCGCGACGTTGGCACACGCCGCGTCGTCGTGCTACGACGACCTGTTCGAGCCGCTCCTCGGGCCCGCCGTCGGGCCGCCGCGATTCGAGTTCGGGCGCCCGGCGGTCGACGAGCGCATCGTCGCGCGCACGCCGTTCTGCCAGCTGCGGCGCTTCACGCGCGACGATGCGCGGCGCACGGTGCTGCTGTGCGCGCCGCTCGCCGGACATGCAGCCGTGATGATGCGGGAAACCGTCGAGGCGCTGCTCGCGGACGGCGACGTCTGCGTGACCGACTGGGTCAATGCGCGCGACGTCCCGCTTGCGGCGGGCCGCTTCGGGCTCGACGAATACGTGGCGACGCTCGACGGCTTCGTCGACGCGCTCGCGCGCGACGAGCGGCCGTTGCACGTCGTCGCCGTGTGCCAGGCCACCGTTCCCGCGCTCGGCGCACTCGCGCTGCGCGCCGCTCGCGGCCTCGCCCCGCCCGCGAGCGTCACGCTGATCGGCGGGCCGCTCGACGCGCGCGTCAATCCGACCACGCTCGGCACCACCGCCGCGTCCCGGTCGCTCGCGTGGTGCCACCGCCACCTGATCGACATCGTGCCGCCCCGCTTCCCCGGCCGTGGCCGGCATGTGTTCCCAACCTATCTTCAGCAAGGCGAGATCGCGCTGCTGTATCCGCAACGCTTTCTGACGCTGATCGAGGACTACGCGCGCGCCGCGTCGCATTTCGACCTGACGGCGCTGGCGGACGCGCGGCGTGCGCTGCGCGAATACACGGCGCTGCTCGACATGCCGGCCGAATACTTCCTGGACACCGTCGATATCGTGTTCCAGCGAATGTGCCTCGCGAACGGCACGTGGGAAGTCGGCGGTCAGCGCATCGAGCCGGCCGCGCTGCACGGCGTCGCGCTGCTGACGGTCGAAGGCGGTTGCGACGCCGTCACGGGCGCCGGCCAGACGCATGCAGCGCTTGCCATGTGCCGTGGCCTCAAGGCCGGCGAGCGCCAGCGCCTCGATATCGACGATTGCGATCATTACGGGTTGTTCACGGGCACGCGCTGGCACGGCGAAGTCCATCCGGCGCTGCAGCGCGTATTCGCGCAGGCGGAAGCCGGTCGCCCGGGATCGCGCCGGCGCCGAATCAGACGGGCGTGA
- a CDS encoding YnfA family protein: MTELIRIAALFAVTALAEIVGCYLPWLVLKGGRPAWLLVPAALSLALFAWLLTLHPSAAGRTYAAYGGVYIAVALIWLRVVDGIALSRWDVAGAVLALGGMAVIALQPRA; this comes from the coding sequence ATGACCGAATTGATCAGGATCGCGGCGCTGTTCGCCGTTACTGCACTGGCCGAAATCGTCGGCTGCTACCTGCCATGGCTCGTGCTGAAGGGCGGCCGGCCCGCGTGGCTGCTGGTGCCGGCCGCGCTGTCGCTCGCGTTGTTCGCGTGGCTGCTGACGCTGCATCCGAGCGCGGCGGGGCGCACCTATGCGGCGTACGGCGGCGTGTATATCGCGGTGGCGCTGATCTGGCTGCGGGTGGTCGACGGCATCGCGCTGTCCCGCTGGGATGTGGCAGGCGCGGTGCTCGCGCTCGGCGGGATGGCCGTCATCGCGCTGCAGCCGCGCGCGTGA